One Microbacterium sp. zg-B96 genomic region harbors:
- a CDS encoding helix-turn-helix domain-containing protein: MASRPTASEKAETLAWLRRVSGDLASATIKRLEDTLPWYAEMPPARRSSVGLVAQAGITSFIQWYDDPTSTPWIAADIFAAAPRELLRSVSLTQTLQLIRVTVAVTEERVTGRAEDVGEAILLYSREVAFAAADVYARAAEARGLWDARLEALVVDSILTGETDEELPSRIAALGWHGHGEVAVLVGTTPPQFDVDQVRRTARKLDVDVLIGVQGLRLVLVIGRSRPPGREETPENELPFTEIAQRLEPCFGPGYLVLGPAVPALVEASQSARAALAGFAVARAWRNAPRPVEADDLLPERALAGDPVAKQTLVERIYRPLQAHSTDLVATLWSYLDNGRSLEATARELFVHPNTVRYRLKRVSDVIGWDATGPREALILQTALVLGSIGTDAARRRPTPHRRQHV; this comes from the coding sequence ATGGCATCCCGCCCGACAGCATCGGAGAAAGCTGAGACGCTCGCCTGGTTGCGGCGCGTCTCGGGCGATCTCGCCTCGGCGACCATCAAGCGACTGGAGGACACGCTCCCCTGGTACGCGGAGATGCCGCCGGCGCGCCGATCGTCGGTGGGCCTGGTCGCCCAGGCCGGGATCACGTCGTTCATCCAGTGGTACGACGACCCGACCTCGACGCCGTGGATTGCGGCTGACATCTTCGCAGCAGCTCCCCGTGAGCTGCTGCGAAGTGTCAGCCTCACCCAGACGCTGCAGCTGATCCGGGTGACCGTCGCGGTCACCGAGGAGCGGGTGACCGGGCGTGCCGAGGATGTGGGCGAGGCGATCCTGCTGTACTCGCGGGAGGTCGCCTTCGCGGCAGCCGACGTCTACGCCCGTGCCGCCGAGGCGCGCGGTCTCTGGGATGCGCGCCTCGAAGCTCTCGTGGTCGACTCGATCCTCACGGGCGAGACCGACGAAGAACTGCCCAGCCGGATCGCGGCGCTCGGTTGGCACGGTCATGGCGAGGTCGCGGTGCTGGTGGGCACGACGCCGCCGCAGTTCGACGTGGACCAGGTGCGCCGTACGGCGCGCAAGCTCGACGTCGACGTGCTCATCGGGGTGCAGGGATTGCGCCTGGTGCTCGTCATCGGCAGGTCCCGCCCGCCGGGGCGCGAGGAGACTCCCGAGAACGAACTGCCGTTCACCGAGATCGCGCAACGGCTGGAGCCCTGCTTCGGCCCCGGCTATCTCGTGCTCGGCCCTGCCGTGCCGGCACTGGTGGAGGCGAGCCAGAGCGCTCGCGCCGCCCTGGCCGGATTCGCCGTCGCGCGTGCCTGGCGCAACGCCCCGCGCCCGGTCGAAGCCGACGACCTGCTGCCCGAGCGCGCGCTGGCGGGCGACCCGGTGGCCAAGCAGACGCTGGTGGAGCGCATCTACCGGCCCCTGCAGGCCCACAGCACCGACCTGGTCGCGACCCTGTGGAGTTACCTGGACAACGGGCGCTCGCTCGAGGCCACGGCGCGAGAACTGTTCGTGCACCCCAACACGGTGCGCTACCGGCTCAAGCGGGTCTCCGACGTGATCGGCTGGGATGCCACCGGGCCCCGCGAAGCTCTCATCCTGCAGACGGCCCTGGTGCTCGGCTCCATCGGGACGGATGCCGCGCGTCGCCGGCCCACCCCGCACCGCCGGCAGCACGTCTGA
- a CDS encoding ACP S-malonyltransferase: protein MIIAVFPGQGSQTPGFLSSWLELDGAADRVAQASDAAGVDLIAAGTEWDADRIRDTAVAQPLIVAAGLLSWAALQDVAPAQPQGVAGHSVGEITALVASGVLTADEGMRLVGIRGRAMADAAAREQTGMSAVIGGDQDAVLARLAGLDLTPANYNGGGQIVAAGALAALAELAAAPPRATRVIPLQVAGAFHTRYMVPAVETLRSAAADVQPADPAMTLWTNHDGSTVSAGREALDLLVAQVASPVRWDLCMASFAERGVTGIIELSPAGTLTGLAKRALRGVPTVAVKTPDDLAAAAALLGA from the coding sequence GTGATCATTGCCGTCTTCCCGGGCCAGGGCTCGCAGACCCCCGGGTTCCTCTCCTCCTGGCTCGAGCTCGACGGAGCCGCCGACCGTGTCGCGCAGGCTTCTGACGCCGCCGGTGTGGATCTGATCGCCGCGGGTACGGAGTGGGATGCCGATCGCATCCGCGACACCGCGGTCGCCCAGCCGCTCATCGTGGCGGCGGGACTGCTGTCGTGGGCCGCTCTTCAGGACGTCGCACCGGCTCAGCCCCAGGGCGTGGCGGGCCACTCCGTCGGCGAGATCACGGCGCTCGTGGCATCCGGTGTGCTCACGGCCGACGAAGGCATGCGCCTGGTCGGCATCCGCGGTCGCGCCATGGCCGACGCCGCCGCGCGGGAACAGACCGGAATGAGCGCCGTCATCGGCGGCGACCAGGATGCCGTGCTCGCGCGGCTGGCCGGACTCGACCTCACACCGGCGAACTACAACGGCGGCGGGCAGATCGTCGCCGCCGGCGCCCTCGCCGCCCTTGCCGAGCTTGCCGCCGCGCCGCCGCGGGCCACCCGGGTGATCCCGCTGCAGGTGGCCGGAGCCTTCCACACCCGCTACATGGTGCCCGCCGTCGAGACGCTGCGCAGTGCCGCCGCCGACGTGCAGCCCGCCGACCCTGCGATGACGCTGTGGACCAACCACGACGGCTCGACCGTCTCCGCCGGCCGTGAGGCCCTCGACCTGCTGGTGGCCCAGGTGGCCTCGCCGGTGCGCTGGGACCTGTGCATGGCGTCGTTCGCTGAGCGCGGCGTCACGGGCATCATCGAGCTCTCCCCCGCCGGCACGCTCACCGGGCTCGCCAAGCGGGCCCTCCGGGGTGTACCAACGGTTGCAGTGAAGACGCCCGACGATCTCGCCGCAGCTGCGGCGTTGCTGGGAGCATGA
- a CDS encoding beta-ketoacyl-ACP synthase III: MSATLRQSSGAAHTRIYAYGAARGEVSVPNDDLVGAIDSSDEWIRQRTGIVTRARAVAETTAVDLASEAAAEAVARSGVEPGQIDAVIVATVSNPKQTPSVSAIVADRIGANPAAAYDVNAACAGFAYAVAQADALIRAGAAHYAVVIGAEKLSDIVDPTDRSISFLLGDGAGAVVIGPSDFAGIGPTVWGSDGSKSDAVGMNATLVDFRDGKAPWPTLRQEGPTVFRWAVWEMAKVARQALDAAGVTAADLAAFVPHQANMRIIDEFAKQLKLPDSVVIARDIETTGNTSAASIPLATHRLLEEHPELSGGLSLQIGFGAGLVFGAQVVVLP; encoded by the coding sequence ATGAGCGCAACCCTCCGCCAGTCCTCCGGCGCGGCGCATACGCGCATCTACGCCTACGGCGCGGCGCGCGGCGAAGTGTCGGTGCCCAATGACGACCTCGTCGGCGCCATAGACTCCAGTGACGAGTGGATCCGCCAGCGCACCGGCATCGTCACCCGCGCACGCGCCGTCGCCGAGACCACCGCCGTGGACCTCGCTTCCGAGGCCGCCGCCGAGGCGGTGGCCCGCTCGGGCGTGGAGCCCGGTCAGATCGACGCGGTCATCGTTGCGACGGTGTCCAACCCGAAGCAGACTCCCTCCGTGTCGGCGATCGTGGCCGACCGCATCGGGGCGAACCCGGCGGCAGCGTACGACGTCAACGCGGCCTGTGCGGGCTTCGCGTACGCCGTCGCGCAGGCGGATGCGCTCATCCGCGCGGGCGCCGCCCACTACGCCGTCGTCATCGGCGCCGAGAAGCTCAGTGACATCGTGGACCCGACCGACCGGTCGATCTCCTTCCTCCTCGGCGACGGCGCCGGCGCGGTCGTGATCGGTCCCAGCGACTTCGCCGGGATCGGACCCACCGTGTGGGGCTCCGACGGTTCGAAGTCCGACGCGGTGGGCATGAACGCCACCCTCGTCGACTTCCGCGACGGGAAGGCGCCGTGGCCGACGCTCCGCCAGGAAGGCCCCACGGTCTTCCGCTGGGCGGTGTGGGAGATGGCGAAGGTCGCCCGGCAGGCACTGGATGCCGCGGGCGTCACGGCCGCCGACCTCGCCGCGTTCGTCCCCCACCAGGCGAATATGCGCATCATCGACGAGTTCGCCAAGCAGCTGAAGCTGCCCGACTCTGTCGTCATCGCCCGCGACATCGAAACCACGGGCAACACCTCCGCGGCATCCATCCCACTCGCCACCCACCGCCTGCTCGAAGAGCACCCGGAACTGTCCGGCGGTCTGTCCCTGCAGATCGGTTTCGGCGCCGGCTTGGTGTTCGGCGCGCAGGTGGTCGTGCTCCCCTGA
- a CDS encoding acyl carrier protein, with translation MAFSTEEVLAGLAELITDETGISAEEVSLEKSFTDDLDIDSISMMTIVVNAEEKFGVTIPDEEVKNLKTVGDAVTYITSNQA, from the coding sequence ATGGCATTCAGCACCGAAGAGGTCCTCGCCGGGCTCGCAGAGCTCATCACCGACGAGACCGGCATCTCTGCCGAAGAGGTGTCGCTGGAGAAGTCGTTCACCGACGACCTCGACATCGACTCCATCTCGATGATGACGATCGTCGTCAACGCCGAGGAGAAGTTCGGCGTGACGATCCCGGACGAAGAGGTCAAGAACCTCAAGACCGTCGGCGACGCCGTCACATACATCACGTCCAACCAGGCCTGA
- a CDS encoding beta-ketoacyl-[acyl-carrier-protein] synthase family protein translates to MSSPRIVVTGIGASSPIGGTAPESWSALLAGVSGSRTLEYDWVEKYQLPVTFAAQAAVRPDTVLDRPVAKRLDPASQFAMVAAMEAWADAGSPEVDPERLGVDFATGIGGVWTLLDAWDTLREKGPRRVMPMTVPMLMPNAAAGNLSLHFGARAYARTVASACASSTESIVNAVEHIRAGLADVVIAGGTESAIHPITLAAFASMQALSRRNDDPATASRPASIDRDGFVMGEGAGVLILETEEHAKARGAKIYAVVAGGGVTADSYHITANDPAGTGAARAVEMALAQADASADDVTHVNAHATSTPVGDPNEYQALKAVFGSRVDEIPVSATKASTGHLLGGTGALEAIFTVLALRDRVAPPTINLTEQDPAVPFRLSGEPTPLGDGDQLAITNSFGFGGHNAVAAFRSA, encoded by the coding sequence ATGAGCAGTCCCCGCATCGTCGTCACCGGGATCGGTGCGTCGTCGCCGATCGGCGGCACCGCGCCTGAGAGCTGGTCGGCCCTGCTGGCCGGTGTCTCCGGTTCGCGCACGCTGGAGTACGACTGGGTCGAGAAGTACCAGCTGCCGGTCACGTTCGCGGCGCAGGCTGCCGTTCGCCCCGACACGGTGCTGGACCGACCCGTCGCCAAGCGTCTGGACCCGGCGTCGCAGTTCGCGATGGTGGCGGCGATGGAGGCGTGGGCGGATGCCGGCTCACCCGAGGTCGACCCCGAACGCCTCGGCGTGGACTTCGCCACCGGTATCGGCGGCGTGTGGACCCTGCTGGATGCCTGGGACACGCTGCGTGAGAAGGGGCCGCGTCGGGTCATGCCGATGACGGTGCCGATGCTCATGCCCAACGCTGCCGCGGGCAACCTCTCGCTTCACTTCGGTGCCCGCGCGTATGCGCGCACCGTGGCCAGCGCGTGCGCGTCGAGCACGGAGTCGATCGTCAACGCCGTGGAGCACATCCGAGCTGGTCTGGCTGACGTCGTCATCGCCGGTGGCACCGAGTCGGCGATCCACCCGATCACCCTCGCCGCGTTCGCCTCGATGCAGGCGCTGTCGCGTCGCAACGACGATCCCGCCACCGCATCGCGGCCGGCCAGCATCGACCGTGACGGCTTCGTCATGGGCGAGGGCGCCGGTGTGCTGATCCTCGAGACCGAGGAGCACGCCAAGGCGCGCGGCGCCAAGATCTACGCCGTCGTCGCCGGCGGCGGCGTCACCGCGGACTCGTACCACATCACCGCGAACGACCCCGCGGGCACGGGCGCTGCTCGCGCCGTCGAGATGGCGCTCGCGCAGGCCGACGCCTCGGCCGACGACGTGACGCACGTCAACGCCCACGCGACCTCCACGCCCGTCGGCGACCCCAACGAATACCAGGCTCTGAAGGCCGTGTTCGGGTCTCGCGTCGACGAGATCCCGGTCTCCGCCACCAAGGCATCCACCGGGCACCTGCTCGGCGGCACGGGGGCGCTCGAGGCCATCTTCACGGTGCTGGCCCTGCGCGACCGCGTGGCACCGCCCACGATCAACCTGACCGAACAGGACCCGGCCGTGCCGTTCCGCCTGTCGGGTGAGCCGACGCCGCTTGGCGACGGTGACCAGCTCGCGATCACCAACTCGTTCGGCTTCGGCGGGCACAACGCCGTCGCCGCCTTCCGCTCGGCCTGA
- a CDS encoding DUF3145 domain-containing protein, protein MATPQARGVIFIHSAPRALCPHLEWAVGRALGRAVNFEWVEQPVLSGSRRAEFYWEGPAGTGAALATAIRGWEHLRFEVTEDPTPRSDGGRWLHTPGLGIHYAQTDSAGNVVIGEDRVRYAIEVAAGDPMELQRELQVALGAAWDEELEPFRHASDDAPVVWLHKVG, encoded by the coding sequence ATGGCGACACCACAAGCGCGCGGAGTGATCTTCATTCACTCAGCGCCGCGGGCGTTGTGCCCCCACCTCGAGTGGGCTGTCGGGCGAGCGCTCGGCCGCGCCGTGAACTTCGAGTGGGTCGAGCAGCCGGTGCTGTCCGGCAGCCGCCGCGCCGAGTTCTACTGGGAGGGTCCTGCCGGCACCGGCGCGGCCCTCGCGACCGCGATCCGCGGCTGGGAGCACCTGAGGTTCGAGGTGACCGAAGACCCCACGCCCCGCAGCGACGGCGGCCGGTGGCTGCACACACCAGGTCTGGGCATCCACTACGCGCAGACCGACAGCGCCGGCAATGTGGTGATCGGCGAAGACCGGGTGCGCTACGCGATCGAAGTCGCCGCCGGTGACCCGATGGAACTGCAGCGTGAGCTGCAGGTCGCTCTGGGCGCCGCGTGGGACGAAGAACTCGAGCCGTTCCGTCACGCCAGCGACGACGCACCCGTCGTCTGGCTGCACAAGGTCGGTTGA
- a CDS encoding DMT family transporter, protein MWAGSLEDVGDQFVGAFQNPGLLLGIPLALAGAVFMSFGAQYQHRGVEKVERLSGTDGSTGLTGGQLKQLLARPSWVVGTIMLGLAIICQLGALSVAPLIVVQPLGAVALVITTLLNARVTGHTPTRRSLLAIIACVGGIFWFVIVAALFATEQTVTSRQIIIVLVILSVIALLLVGFWLLVRRRHGIRALFYILAAGIVYGFVATLAKIVIKRIQAGDFEWLTMLCVVALLASTALGAYFVQTAYSSGPPDLVIAGLTVVDPMVAVLIGLLVLGEGAAVPLWGMIMFGIAGAIAIWGVTTLARYHPQVVSESRELPFKRGSSGSSGSPGTPGAPDSGADEDPLA, encoded by the coding sequence ATGTGGGCGGGGAGTCTCGAAGACGTCGGCGATCAGTTCGTCGGGGCGTTCCAGAACCCCGGCCTGCTGCTGGGGATCCCGCTGGCGCTGGCCGGCGCGGTCTTCATGTCCTTCGGGGCGCAGTACCAGCACCGAGGCGTCGAGAAGGTGGAGCGCCTCAGCGGCACCGACGGCTCCACCGGCCTGACCGGCGGCCAGCTGAAGCAGCTGCTGGCGCGCCCGTCGTGGGTGGTCGGCACGATCATGCTGGGTCTGGCCATCATCTGCCAGCTCGGCGCGCTGAGCGTCGCACCGCTGATCGTCGTGCAGCCCCTCGGCGCCGTCGCGCTCGTGATCACCACACTGCTCAACGCGCGAGTCACCGGGCACACGCCCACCCGGCGGTCACTGCTGGCCATCATCGCCTGCGTGGGCGGCATCTTCTGGTTCGTCATCGTGGCCGCCCTGTTCGCCACCGAGCAGACAGTGACCAGCCGCCAGATCATCATCGTGCTGGTCATCCTCAGCGTTATCGCCCTGCTCCTGGTCGGCTTCTGGCTGCTGGTGCGGCGACGCCACGGCATCCGTGCGCTCTTCTACATCCTCGCCGCCGGCATCGTCTACGGGTTCGTCGCGACCCTGGCGAAGATCGTCATCAAGCGCATCCAGGCCGGCGACTTCGAGTGGCTCACGATGCTGTGCGTCGTTGCGCTGCTGGCCAGCACCGCGCTCGGTGCCTACTTCGTGCAGACGGCATACTCTTCGGGTCCACCCGACCTCGTCATCGCCGGGTTGACCGTCGTCGACCCCATGGTCGCCGTACTCATCGGCCTGCTGGTACTCGGCGAGGGCGCCGCGGTGCCGCTGTGGGGCATGATCATGTTCGGTATCGCCGGCGCCATCGCCATCTGGGGCGTGACGACGCTGGCGCGCTACCATCCGCAGGTGGTCTCGGAGAGCCGGGAGCTGCCGTTCAAGCGGGGCAGTTCCGGCAGTTCCGGCAGTCCCGGGACTCCCGGCGCTCCCGACTCCGGCGCCGACGAGGATCCGCTCGCCTGA
- the def gene encoding peptide deformylase has product MSVLPIRIMGDPVLHSPAAPVAEITDEVRDLVRDMFETMDAAPGVGLAAPQVGVGLRIFTYSYEDDDGQPWRGVIVNPELWVRPLEPGSPDPDEESEGCLSFPGERFPLRRSDSALVTGIDLKGAPVRIEVDGWRARILQHEFDHLDGILYVDRLDDGDWKTVQKIARKRGWGRPGASWMPGVDNLED; this is encoded by the coding sequence GTGTCTGTTCTTCCGATTCGCATCATGGGCGACCCTGTCCTTCACTCCCCCGCCGCACCTGTGGCGGAGATCACCGACGAGGTTCGCGACCTGGTGCGCGACATGTTCGAGACGATGGATGCCGCGCCCGGCGTGGGCCTGGCCGCTCCCCAAGTCGGGGTGGGGCTGCGCATCTTCACGTACTCCTACGAGGACGACGACGGTCAGCCCTGGCGCGGCGTGATCGTCAACCCCGAGCTGTGGGTGCGCCCGCTCGAGCCCGGCTCCCCCGACCCCGACGAGGAGTCGGAGGGGTGCCTGTCGTTCCCGGGTGAGCGGTTCCCGCTGCGTCGTTCCGATAGCGCGCTCGTCACCGGCATCGACCTTAAGGGCGCTCCGGTGCGCATCGAAGTGGACGGCTGGCGGGCCCGCATCCTGCAGCACGAGTTCGACCACCTCGACGGCATCCTTTACGTCGACCGCCTGGATGACGGTGATTGGAAGACCGTGCAGAAGATCGCCCGCAAGCGCGGCTGGGGTCGCCCCGGCGCGAGCTGGATGCCGGGAGTCGACAACCTCGAAGACTGA
- a CDS encoding DUF2975 domain-containing protein, with amino-acid sequence MGAVVILVLRAVLAVSFAGSLLVQTVMVPLLWVDLEGVPQGARVAVVAIVVLGILMLQVCAVCVWQLLTMVRRGSVFTSGAFRYVDVTIGAILCAAVLVFALAVLLAPGGAAPGVVGLVCGASLVIGGVALVVFVLRMLLAQAVEREAEARRLRSELSEVI; translated from the coding sequence ATGGGTGCTGTGGTGATTCTCGTTCTGCGGGCGGTGCTTGCCGTGTCGTTCGCCGGCTCGCTGCTCGTGCAGACCGTGATGGTGCCCCTGCTGTGGGTCGACCTCGAGGGTGTCCCGCAGGGCGCGAGAGTCGCCGTGGTGGCGATCGTGGTGCTCGGCATCCTCATGCTGCAGGTGTGCGCGGTGTGCGTCTGGCAATTGCTGACGATGGTGCGTCGTGGATCGGTCTTCACGTCGGGGGCGTTCCGCTACGTCGACGTCACGATCGGCGCCATCCTGTGCGCTGCGGTGCTCGTGTTCGCGTTGGCGGTGCTGCTGGCTCCGGGGGGCGCTGCGCCGGGGGTCGTGGGGCTCGTGTGCGGCGCGTCGCTCGTGATCGGCGGGGTGGCGCTGGTGGTCTTCGTGCTGCGCATGCTGCTGGCGCAGGCGGTCGAGCGCGAAGCGGAAGCCCGCCGACTGCGCTCCGAGCTCAGCGAGGTGATCTGA
- a CDS encoding helix-turn-helix transcriptional regulator, whose amino-acid sequence MPIVVDIDVMLARRKMPVSVLAERVGITPANLAVLKNGRAKAVRFTTLDALCEALECQPGDLLRWEPAGADATQPVRARAD is encoded by the coding sequence ATGCCCATCGTCGTGGACATCGACGTGATGCTCGCGCGCCGCAAGATGCCGGTGTCGGTGCTCGCGGAGCGTGTCGGCATCACCCCCGCCAACCTGGCGGTCCTGAAGAACGGTCGCGCGAAGGCGGTGCGCTTCACCACGCTTGACGCGCTGTGCGAGGCGCTGGAGTGCCAGCCCGGTGACCTGTTGCGGTGGGAGCCCGCGGGCGCTGACGCCACGCAGCCGGTTCGCGCACGGGCGGACTAG
- a CDS encoding DUF222 domain-containing protein, protein MNTSPTTAARTAVLSHEQVISGLEEVRRRRAEADADEVWFLSQAEAVAQAETARIPSSEGREREMPLRGMAAEVGAVLRRSDHGMRDRMHDATVLVDELPATFVALREDRIDRVHVRLIQDAGARITDPDARARFEQAALVVCENDTPGRAKPLVLMLAQRLNPVPLEERRKEAAAGRRVWVRDLDDGMAELAALLPAELAYAIRDRLNQQARQVADAHRAAAAAAEAALDTDGDGFGVADAPELTAAEILATDTRTMDQIRADVLTDLLLTGHATAPSATGAIPEGAPIVAQVQVVIPANTLIGVGNEPAELVGYGPISPDTARRLAATADVWERPPRPVGRWSRCSPTGRPGKCADTSTRGTSTAGSWGVEDRPVSATSTTPTMPPWVGRPASPISRTCARGDITRSSTAPRGAWCRKPTASWNGPAPPAGSTPTSPAGCWNSWPSPPSKNPRPSEAGSSSPPVREPAAWRQRPRAPTATGHRAGTPAPRTARQAW, encoded by the coding sequence ATGAACACCTCCCCGACCACCGCCGCACGGACGGCCGTGCTGTCGCATGAGCAGGTGATCTCCGGGCTGGAGGAGGTGCGGCGGCGTCGGGCGGAGGCGGATGCCGACGAGGTGTGGTTCCTGTCGCAGGCGGAGGCTGTTGCCCAGGCGGAGACCGCCCGCATCCCGTCCAGTGAGGGTCGGGAGCGGGAGATGCCGTTGCGGGGAATGGCCGCGGAAGTCGGCGCGGTGCTGCGCCGCTCGGACCACGGCATGCGCGACCGGATGCACGACGCCACCGTGCTCGTGGACGAGTTGCCCGCGACGTTCGTGGCGCTGCGGGAGGACCGGATCGACCGGGTGCATGTGCGGCTCATCCAGGATGCCGGCGCCCGGATCACCGACCCCGACGCGCGGGCACGGTTCGAGCAAGCCGCGCTGGTGGTGTGCGAGAACGACACCCCGGGACGGGCGAAGCCACTCGTGCTGATGCTGGCGCAGCGGCTCAACCCGGTGCCGTTGGAGGAGCGGCGCAAGGAGGCCGCGGCGGGCCGGCGGGTGTGGGTGCGGGACCTGGACGACGGGATGGCCGAACTCGCGGCCCTGCTGCCGGCGGAGCTGGCGTACGCGATCCGGGACCGGCTGAACCAGCAGGCACGCCAGGTCGCCGACGCCCACCGCGCCGCGGCCGCTGCCGCCGAGGCCGCGCTAGACACCGATGGCGATGGCTTTGGCGTTGCGGACGCCCCTGAACTGACCGCCGCCGAGATCCTCGCGACCGATACCCGCACGATGGACCAGATCCGCGCCGACGTGCTCACCGACCTGCTCCTCACCGGCCACGCCACCGCACCCAGTGCAACCGGGGCGATCCCGGAAGGCGCCCCGATCGTCGCGCAAGTGCAGGTCGTGATCCCCGCCAACACCCTCATCGGCGTCGGGAACGAGCCGGCCGAGCTGGTCGGATACGGACCGATCAGCCCCGATACCGCGCGACGCCTCGCCGCGACCGCGGACGTGTGGGAGCGACCTCCCCGACCAGTGGGGCGGTGGAGCAGGTGCTCACCTACCGGCCGACCCGGGAAATGCGCAGACACCTCGACGCGAGGGACGAGCACTGCCGGTTCCTGGGGTGTCGAAGACCGGCCCGTCAGTGCGACCTCGACCACACCCACGATGCCGCCCTGGGTGGGCCGACCTGCCTCACCAATCTCGCGAACCTGTGCCCGGGGCGACATCACCCGGTCAAGCACGGCACCGCGTGGAGCGTGGTGCAGAAAGCCGACGGCATCCTGGAATGGACCAGCCCCACCGGCCGGGTCTACACCGACATCCCCCGCCGGGTGCTGGAATTCATGGCCCTCGCCGCCATCGAAGAACCCGCGCCCTTCTGAGGCCGGCAGCTCTAGTCCGCCCGTGCGCGAACCGGCTGCGTGGCGTCAGCGCCCGCGGGCTCCCACCGCAACAGGTCACCGGGCTGGCACTCCAGCGCCTCGCACAGCGCGTCAAGCGTGGTGA
- a CDS encoding ATP-binding cassette domain-containing protein: protein MSVRTEPELSIRCDDLSIAHSGSTQRAVEGVSFTLPRGGTLALMGPTGSGKSSLAAVLAGRGGSALTVAGGSAVVEGVRLGRRGRAHRVHTYVTGYLAQRAGADLPARMTVAEVVGEPITSRDRRVNPRALAVRVAALLDELHLPLGAAQKYPYELSAGMRQRVALARALVLRPRLLVADEPYANLDVEVRHAARDAILRRRHEYGMAALLVTNEAAVVDELGADVLVLRGGHMVAIGHGTRDLLWTPGDDDNQRMVVS from the coding sequence ATGAGCGTTCGCACCGAGCCCGAGCTGTCCATCCGGTGCGACGACCTCTCCATCGCCCACAGCGGGTCAACGCAGCGCGCCGTGGAGGGCGTCAGCTTCACGCTGCCGCGGGGCGGAACCCTGGCGCTGATGGGCCCGACCGGGTCGGGAAAATCGAGCCTGGCAGCGGTCCTCGCCGGCCGGGGCGGCTCGGCCCTAACGGTGGCAGGGGGCAGCGCCGTGGTCGAAGGAGTGCGGCTCGGCCGCCGGGGTCGCGCACACCGGGTGCACACGTACGTCACCGGTTACCTCGCGCAGCGCGCCGGCGCCGACCTGCCCGCCCGCATGACCGTTGCCGAAGTCGTGGGGGAGCCGATCACCAGCCGTGACCGCCGCGTCAACCCCCGTGCGCTGGCCGTTCGGGTGGCGGCGCTGCTGGACGAGCTGCACCTGCCGCTCGGGGCGGCGCAGAAGTACCCGTACGAGCTGAGCGCAGGGATGAGACAGCGCGTGGCGCTGGCACGCGCGCTGGTGCTGCGGCCGCGGCTGCTGGTGGCCGACGAGCCGTATGCCAACCTCGACGTGGAAGTTCGGCACGCCGCACGCGACGCCATCCTGCGCCGGCGGCACGAATACGGCATGGCAGCGCTCCTGGTGACCAACGAGGCAGCCGTCGTGGACGAACTCGGAGCGGATGTGCTGGTGCTGAGAGGCGGCCACATGGTCGCGATCGGTCACGGCACGCGCGATCTGCTGTGGACACCGGGCGACGACGACAACCAGCGGATGGTCGTGTCCTGA